The Chelonia mydas isolate rCheMyd1 chromosome 1, rCheMyd1.pri.v2, whole genome shotgun sequence nucleotide sequence GACTATAATACACTAAACTTTTATGTACACTTAAGTACTTGACTGATGCTCTCGAAGTCACCCAGCAGTAAAACATTTACAGAGGCAAAGACTCCTGATCTTGTAAACACTTTGCCTTGAGGGGTGCCTTTCACTgatggaggatcaggccctaggtttTTATTCAGTCACAATTAGCCACATACCTCATCTGGATCAGCAAGTTTAAACTCCCATCCATCTCCAGTCCAGCTAATAAATGACTGACAGGATTTGTCTGTTAGTAACTCCAGAAGGAATTGCCACAGTTGTATAGGTCCACTGCCTGTAAAAACCAAGAAGAGTAAAATTATTAGCCACAACTAAAGGATATAATAAGACCCCTACCATAATCCTAAGATTTATCTAACTAATATAATTTTAAGATGTTTGGCTGAGGCAAAGAACGACTGTTTCTGTAACAGGAATCTGCTGAAGGATACATTATAATGAACTGAGTACACTATTTTAATTCAAAGTAGTTATTTGAACCAAGCTttacttctcccccaccccttcacttcATTCCTTTCTGCTGGCAGCTATATTTAAAACCTTAAAGGTCCTAAACTAAAGTCCGTGCCCTGATGAAGCTTCCAGTGATGAGCATTTTGCCTGAGTTAAGTAGTCTAGGAATGAGTGCTTAGTGGGTGAGTCAGTGCTGGTGAACTCCTTGAACTGAAGGTTTTGTCTGGAGTTTCCCTTCTTTTTAGGCAGATGGAGCTCTACCCAAAATAGAATTCATTCCAGGTTTTAAAACAGGCTGTTTTTTTACTAGAATATTGCATTATTAGTGAATAAATCATTCATGAACAAACAATGAGTAAGGGAGCTTGAGAGCTACACTCTTCCTTTATCACAACGGACATATACCCACACAAGGGATCAGAAGCGAGAGAACAAGAGATATATTGTGTGACATCACTTGCCTGTAAAGCCTGCTAGAATTGCTGCTGGTATAACTGGTTTCCCTTGCTCTACAGGATCACTTCTTTCTTGAATGTAGTCTTTGAAAGACATTGTAGGTTTGTTCAGACATAGAGACTGGCTACAATCATCTTCAAAACTTTCATAAGAGGGCACACGTTGTACATCCACTAAAGAGGATTGGCTGTTCCAGGACTGAAGTTGAGAATCTGTGCTTTCATAACTTTCTGTGCCGCTGTCACTTGATTCATGCTCTCTGGGCTTacctaaaaaattaaataatggttgttgttcagtttattttgtatgtataagcCACATTAAGTAAAAAAGAGTGCACAGAGTATAGAGCCTTAAAGTAATAATTAGCAAATGGATAAGGTAAATCTTACCAGAGTTATCCATCAGCAAATTCAGATTGTTTGTGAAGTCGCGGGTCATGGAGCAGTAGTTCACGTTGACGGTCTCTAACTGAGCTTTGGGGAACATCGAAAATTCTTGATCTGGGCTGAGGAGATTTGGTCCTGCAGAAGTCTGACATAAGTCACTCAGGAGGCTGGCTTTGGGGTAGCTATGCATTTGCATACCATAAGGGGCCTGTTCTGTATTAAAACCTAAAATGacaaggagaggggggaaaaaaggaatggATTAGTTATTCACAACAATCCTTCTCATAAACATAATACCTTCATGTAAGCAGAACAAAACCAAGTCAACCCTTCCACTGCAACACAGACATACAGTTATGccactaaaaaaatatttttaagcgGAAAACCAGACTGGGTAGGAACGATAGGGTATGGGTCTAATCCAAaaagtctactgaagtcagtggaaggactcCAATTGACTGCACTAGAGTTTAACCAGGTTCTGTATCACACAACCAGTATCTGCCGTATGATTTACAGATTGCCAGTTGCGCACAGAGCTCTCTGGTTTCCCAGAATGACAGAACAGAGATAGaaagtgctggggaggggggctaggTGGTCCATAGCAGGATTCCTCTCTTGTTAACTGATCAGCAGATTGAGAAATACTGTGCTGAAAATACAACCTCATACACATAAGCAGCCTGGggtaggggggagagagagatgtcaGGAGAGGGCCACTGGTCcctgtcctctccctccctatTTACTCCATCTGCCCTCTGAGGCTTCATATTGCCTCCACCTTCCTTCTACCAAAAAGAACCAAAAACATGACTCCTGCTGGACCCTCATCAGTGCTGCTTTTAGATTCAGCCTGGTAGTTGTGGTAATGGCCAGTTTGTACTAAACACTTTATTTGTGCAGAAAAGTTATGAAATCCCAAATTTGTTTTTGGTAAATGAATTGCCAAAAATCAAGACTTGACTTTGATTAACCACAACTTTCACACTGTCTTTCCTCCTGGTTTCACAGACTCCAAGATTTGCCTCAAGAAAATATCTAGTCTGATTATTTTCAGTGTTCAAACCAAACTTGCAGAATTACAGTTTGTGATATCACGTGCAGCATAATGCTAAGGAAGGGATTTTAAATGTCAACCAGATCAGGATACCTACTTAATGAGTTGTTATTGACCCAGTGTGGGACTGAGGTAAGATGAGAGTTTTCAACATATTGGTCCTGTGTCTTCTCTTGACTGTCTGAAAACAGAACAAATATTCTTTTTACACATCTGACCAGGACATTATGGGGAACTTCAAGGCAACTGGAGGTATTTGTGACAGTCACAAAGTTAGTCACCCGACAAACTTTCAAAGAAATAACTGTTGGTAGGGAAAATTTCATGCCGATAGAATTCTAATATTCAATCGGTCTAAAAATCTGCAACacatttaaggccctgatcctgcaaacatttcagCAATTGCTTAACTTCATGCACATGTGCAGTCCCATAGAAGTCATGGGGATTATATACACATACTTAAAAGTTTGTAGGATCTGGGCATTAGGTAAGTGTTTTACACACAGGACTATAACAGTGAAAAGACAAAAAGCAAAATCACCAAAATCCAGCTAGACAAAAGAACACTCAACTTCCAAAGTTGTTTAACAAATGCTTAAATGAAAAAGACAGCTTATGGTAacaatgggaaaagaaaaaaaaagttctccttTTTTCAATATAGTAGTTTTGGCTCTCATCTTGTTGGAGGATTAGGGTGGGTAGATCCCTGCATCCATGTGAAGCCCCTCGACAAAATTTGTCCTCATCCTTCTTTTGTCTCAATGAAAAGACCCTCAAGTCTCTGTCACTCCTACATTCATTCACTGACTTATTCCAAAACACTGGTAAAAGTCACTAGTAACATGACTTGACCTAGTTTGACTTTtggttacattttttttctgatttggatTATATATTGCATCAGATCCATCCTAATCTCATTTATATCAATGACTATTCTGTATAGAACTGCTGCTGAGACAACTGCAGTCTGGCAGTAATTGACAAGCTAGAAACAACTGATTGCTTTTATGCTCTCCAGAAAACGATTTTTTAAAGCTACCTTTGATAatgtttaaagattttaaaaattcactttgaGTTTTTTTAGGCAATTACAAAACCACAACTCAGTGAAATACATCACAGTTTTGTTTGAGGGGATTGCTTTGTTAGGATCACAGAGCAGGAGTCCTTTTTGGCTCTCTAGTTACCTTTTATCATCTGTTCCAGGTGTTCCCACAGAATGTCACCTACATAATCAGGAGCCAGCTCCAAGAAATGTTCCTTGCCCAGGTTGCACAAGTCTTGGCCGTTCATGACAAACTGAGGAAAGTTCACATTTGCCAAACTAAACTCCCTGGTAGCCCAAAAAAGCCATTGGCAAACCTGCTGTTCAGTCCATAGCCAAGGATCTGCAAATGGGGGAGgcggaagagaaaagaaaaatgcataaCATTTAGAGGCAACTCTTGATATTTATGTTCATAAGAACCTAAAATAAAAGTTTAGGTAAAAAGATATTGAGAGTGAGGGCTCATGTTTAAAAGAGTTATCTAGGATATCTACTTCTGAAGCTCAAATATCAATGATTTAGTCTTAATTTTAAATCACTGCCCTAATTTTTCCTTCTATCTTCTTTTAATCAGTGGATGAGCTCAGTTTACTTGCTCTTCTCATCATCTAACCAATCAGCATCATTTTTGCACTAAAAAGATTATAAAAAGAAAGCACTTACTATTTGGGATACCCAAACGACACTGTTCCTTTGCAAAGCCACTGAAAGTAGCTTTTAAAGCTTGACTCATCACGGCCTTACTGCATGGGGTTAGGAGAGGCAATTCACAGCTGTTTGACTCTaaaagaaagggggaggaggggagacatTAGCATTTAGGCTAATGGACCAGACAAGGAAGAATCCACAATGTTAAAGAACGAGCAAAAGAGGCTTCCAACTATAAAATGGGACCAAATATGGCAAGCCCTATCTGTAATAGTTATTTCTATGCCAGCGTAAGATTGTCGCAGCTAATGATGCAGACTCAGATTGACTTTGGTAGTAAGAAGTATGCCTTTGTTATGTAGAGTCAATTATCTTTATGAGAAAACAAGAAGACtgcttcttcctcttctctcctctaTAATCTGAGAGCCAAGTGACCTCTTGTCAACTCTGGATACCCTGCACTGAGCTTGAGAACCAAGTAATGAGGAGGGTAGCAATGATGAGTTGGCTTGCGGTACATTTACCACTGCACTAGATTGAATGTCAGACCCACTCATGCATAGATCAGTCAATTGAATTTGTGGTGTTGTCATGTATTATTCAATGGTTAGAATGTAATACATTTTGGGTCACAAGCTAGTTCCCAATGCCAAATTTATGTAACTGGCTGATGATCCTGGTACTTGAATTTTATGCAGCCATAAACTGTTATAAATTCATAATATAGATAAGCAACTCCTTAGTTAATGCTGCAACCAACTTCCATTCAAAGGAATAATTTAGCCCCCATCCTATCTTCTTTATTAGAAAGATTTGGCATGAAAATTTCCAGACTTCTTCTGGAAGTAAAGAGCATCTTCAAgtaaagtttgaagaaaattggtcAAATTGTTTTTGCATtatctgtcattttaaaaagttacccgGATTTGATATTCTGACTGGTGTCAGACATTTCCTTGGGTTCCCTCTAGCTTGGAACCAGCTGGTCAATACTTCTTCAAACTTTCAACTTTCCACAAATCTCTTTGAAAACGAGTGCACAGATTGTAGTTAACATGAGTGCAACCTAACTGCGTCATTAACAATTGCTATATCTAATAAAGTTAATGTCACAGGGAGAGTGTGCATACGCATGAGATAAGCTGTCAGGCTTTAGGACTGTGCATGAACCTGCAAAGCTAATCTAGCTATCTATGGTCTGCAATGAGCTCCACGTGAGCAAGCAGGTGAACCTCTGCACACATGTGGAGCTCACTGCAAGGCTGACTAAAAAACTTAGGTGCAACACCCATCACCATTGTATCGGAGTAGCTTGGGAATAAGCCAGTCAGAGAGATCTGAGGTGAAGGTAAATTGAGAACTTTGAGTACAGTCCTGCTACAAGGATTTCAGTGTGTTACTTATGCAAAATTTCTAAAGCTGCACAATAAACCTGAGGGAAAGGGGGCCAAGGACCTTGCAGAGTTCTACATTTATACAAGTTCAGTGGGACTAAATACAGCTCTAATATTCtgtctttccccattttaaaaatacaccaacTTGAGTTACAGAAATGAACAAGTAAAGGTAGGTAAAGATTATTAGTAATGTTAATCTTAACAGATACACACATCCAAAGACCTTTTTAATTTTGCCTCAGTATGCCTAACTGGCCTTCTACAGACAACAGATCCTCTTATATTCACACACCCTACTACAGTGTAGCTTTCCGCTATGGGAAGCTGTAAGCCAGCAACagaactactcatgtgaataaactTAATGTATGTAAATGTCTACAGGACTGAAGTCTTAaggtaatattaaaaaaaaaagtcttctctaTTATTAAAGATTTATTGTTGTGCATCATAGGTAACAGTGACAGAAATCTACTTAGAGAACCCAGCACTTTCTATTTTGACTGATGTGGCTGATCAAAGTAAAACGCAAACAATATTTACCATAAGAAATCGAATCAAATCCTGTTGGTACTTCTTGAAGGGTTTGATCTTCATTTAATGAGGGAAAACATCCTGCAAACAGAGAGTTTGTGACGTCAAAGGTGTCAAATGCTGGTTGATGCTGCAAAACAGTTTAGAAAAAGAATATTCAGTGTAAGTATTCTGCTAGAGCACTGCTTACAGCAACTACGAAGAGGACAAGTTGTTTGTATGTACACTATCTCCAGGTACTATCTTCTGAAATCTATTAAACCATGAGTTCAGAGTATAAACAAATAACTATTAATGCAATGTTAAGGGTTgcatagttaaaataaaaatgcagaagaTTCCAACAGCAGTGTTCACTTTCCTGCGTGGCACGTTCTGTATGTCCTATGGTAATCATTTTTTTACAACATGAACAGTGGTATACTAAGCTACACATTATACAAAATAGATGAATGCTATGTTTATATAATGCAGATGAACTAATTTTTCTGTTATGTTTCCTGTCTTTCTGCGCCAGACCCACAGATGGTGTAAATAAGAATagatcactgacttcactggagctaagctgatttacataagctgaggatctggccttctgATTTTTGACTGTGCAACTCTGATACGCTAAAATGCAAAAAAAGAGCTGTGTTTAATCTTTTCAAAGACAATGCTGCCTGCATTAAATTGTTAGAAGTTAAATGACCCCAATTAGGCACTGATGCTTCTACCTCCATGAAGGTGAGAGGATCAAGTTCCCAGATGAGCGGTTATTGACTGGAGGCAGCGTTCTGCAAGACTGTGTTTGAAAAGGCTGCTTTACAGTGTGACAGCTGCATCTTTGAATTAAAGATGCTAGACTATTTTAAAATTGAGATACAATGAAAACTACAAACTTTAGTTATAGTAGGCACAACTAGCAGCCATTTTAACAGGTGTGTATCTAAATTTTAACTGATTGCTAAATTGTAAAGAGATGTTAGTATCATTTTTAGCCTTGTAACAGACAGCTAATGATGACTTCCTTTAAGTGCTAATTATTATAATTCACTAGTCCTTCTAGTATAACAAAAATAATGGCCAACGTGAAGACGCAAGTAGGCTTACTTACATTTTTGGAAATATTCAATCTGAATGACATTACTTAAGACTGTAAAACAGTCTTACATGATTTATGAAGTAGAGTCTTTTcttaggtttattttatttttatggtttaGGTAACCGGATTGTACCAACTAATGCATTTCATAAAAAGCAGCTTGTTAATCCGCAGCAGTCTCTAATGAGCCTTTGCTAGTTTAAACCAATTAACAAGAATAAGTGGGACTGGCTATAATAGAATgtttgagggggaaaaggagagatTTCTGATGAGCTAATAGTCACTTATTaaagattacaaatatttgtagaaAGTCTTGTCTATCATTCAAACTCTGAAGTGCTCTAGTTGGGAGGTGGTGTACATGCGAAGTTATTACTGAATCTCCCAGGCCACATGCACCCCTCCTTCATAAATAGGTCTAGAAGTTACAAGCTTTTTCTACCAAAGTGAGCTGAATAAGTTTATACTTAACATGCCAACTAGTCATGAAAAAGACTTGTAGCAACAGGTAGGGGCTATCACTAGACATTCCTATTgatgagatttaaaaacaaaaaccaaaagccACAACCCAAACCTGTGGATACAGTATTTGGAAAGCTACAGAACACAGCAATGATACCCATATGAGAGCATCTGCAGTAAAGGGGAGCCAGAGACTAAGGAACCACATACAATATCTGTGGACAGTTCCTATTTGCTTAGGCATCCACTTAAATGTTAATGCCAAGGTACAGATTTCTGTTGAGAATAAACTAATGCTCCTCAGCATAACACAGATTTGGTCTCAATTGACTGTACTAACTTAAATTGTTTTTGCAGAGTAGCATATTAACCATCTGGTCTTTCCTGAATCCACCATGGTTCCTTTCTGGAGTTTACAGCTTTTCTATTTTGGTGTATggtgctatttttgttttgtaaactgGCTGGGCAGAAActcaagacagacagacactttgGCTTGCAAGTAGTACTGAGATTGTTTTTTATAAAAAGTTGCTATGCATTTCAGGGTGCAATTCATAGCAGCCTATGACCCACAGAAGGAAGAGGCTGGCATGAAGAAAAATCTAGAAGTCTTCCTTCTAATGGCTAATTTAGTCCAAAAATTAACTCTGCTGGTCAGCTCAGTGTAAGTAATATTTTTCATACTAATTAAGATTGTTCATGTACATATGACAGCAATAAAAAAAGTCAGAGTAAAGATACTTTAAAGATTTTTGTTATCTGTGAAATAGTTTTAAAACCAGCTGGTCTGGTCTGCTACTAAAAAATGCTTTAAACGTTAATAGATAATAGCTCTGATTCACCATTTGTATCTAGAGAAAAGGCCAAGATCTTTCAACATAATCTGGAAACTCCTGTATTTTGTGTAAATAAATGACCCTTACAGTGACtcactggagggaaaaaaaagcagtAGTATATGAATGAGTAGAAAGCATACTGTACCCATGTCTCATACTTCAGAAATGTAAGATGTATTAGTTAATGTTCAAACATTGCTCTGAATAGGTAATAAAACCCCATATGGGataaatcctgctcactttactcagtcaaccaaaaaaaaaaaaaaagagggggtggggcaTTATGTGGTTTCATGGCAGTTATGTATAAATTTAGTAATAAACTGTGCAAAACTTGAAGCAAATCCAAAAGAATATTTCACCACTGCATAGTTGTTTCCAAGAGTCTTAAGGGTTGACCTAAGATTGCGACAAATTGTCATCTAACTCCAATTTCCTTTGTGCCTGGCATAACTCCTGCATGGGAGAGCACTCAATTCACAAATTTCACATAAAGCTTCCTATTATGCTCTGTGAAATGAATATTTGGTTGCTGGTTAGCAAAACAAATTATataagtcggggggggggagaggagggggagaagaggagaaacaaaaaacaaaaacacacatttgTAACTGACTTTAAACGAAATTGTGATATACCCTCAAACACTAGCATTTCTCATAGCATTCTAGGCCAAAAAGAGTTTGACTGGTCTGTATTTGCTTTTCCTTGATCATCACAATACAAGCGACCAATGCTGGCTAAAGACCTTTCATGAATAATTacaaaaaatatgttaaatgGATGTTCTTGCAGACAGTTACAAAAATGAAatcttttaaattctgttttttctAACCTGTCCTCGATTTGTAAATATCTTTTAAAGCAAGTCAAGACATTTGAACAACCGTTTCTTACATATAAGACTGAATAGTTTTGTTTTCATGCATTTTACTCTAGATTTTCGTTTGGTAGATTTGCACATAACCACAGAGAATTTAATTTTCCCATACTAGACCAATGCTTTTACATACATCAGTCCTATCAAAAGACATTGACAGCCTTGCATGAAGTTAAATGTAGAAAGACCATCTAGGACCCAGTCCTGCTGCCCTTACTTGCACAATTCTGATTGAGTTCAATAAATTGAACATCAGAATCtgacttttcattttgctttCCAATCTTTAAGATGGATTTGTCAAATGTATATTTTCCTGTTTAAACAGGGTGCTTTAAATGGCTAGGTATAAAGTGTTTGTTCCTTATCTTATAGAAATAAACATCAACGAGAAGGAACCCAAATGTAGTTAGCATAGTCTCTCTTCAGCATGCATATGCAGGTCTCTCACTAACATGAGAAATATGTGCATGGAGTGGGAGTTTAGGCCGCTTGTTTTTAGCATCTCTCCTAGGAAAACTCACCTTGAGCATTCCTCTGTAGACATTAGACACAGGGGCTACCTGATCCATGTTCTTGATTCCAAAGTCACTCATCTGAAATGAAAAAAGAGAACGTATGAAAAATGTGTTCTTGTAGAAGGTGAGTCCATTAACAGGAACACCTTATCTGCTCTATTGTAAACCATAAACTTGTAATACAACAAAATGCTTCATTCAGAGAATCCTCTGACAAGGCAATAATATGAAAGCTTTCATCTTGAGTACTATGTCCTCAACACTGGGCCTGATTTACACATTTTGAATTGGGATGAACTCCATCAAAATCATTGACATTAAAATGGTAGGAGATGTATATGTGAGAAGCAGATCAAGCTCTTAGCATACAAGATGAAAGTCTTCATAGTGCCTAAGTTTGTTGAATTTAAGTTTACAGGCCTACAGAAATTCTTTGCTTGCCAACTATTCATTGCTTATCCCTAGGAGTCTTCAAGTTTTGGTTCCAGTGCCTTAAATGTTCATGCTTTGACTTTTTGAATTTTGACTTTGTTTACTGGATTTTTACTAAACACCCATAAATGACTTACGACTTTCCCTTTCCAATTAGGGTGTGGAGCTGCATGTAAGATTTAGTGAGTCCTCTTTGTTTTcactcaaaatattttggaactAAATCTTGGACAATATGTCTTTTGGGACAATCCAGAATACACAATCAAGTACTGAATACAAGTTGTTTATAATGTGAATTATTAGCCTGAGAAAAATGTAGTTTCTGATAGATGGATACAAGTTTCAGTTATTTACCCTTTGACAATCAGTTGAATAAACAGTATTTGGAGACTAAGCAAAATAAGCAACAACCCATTGTGAGCAGATGTAATTTCACAACACTGCAGCGTTAGGTACTTTGAACACATCAGAAGGAACATGCAGTAAGACGTATCTCTGAAAAAGCTGACTGTCTGGTAGATATTTTAATTCTATTACCCATTTTACATTCTCTCCCTTTTTATGGAAATCGCAACACAGTCTATTCCAAAGACTGATCCGagtatttattaaagaaaatatccCCAAAGTGTTACACTACTGTTTTGCACACTCATAACTTAAAATATAACCAAGTTtggtaaaaatatttgtttgaggATCAACTGTCTGCCAAGTTTCTGCCTAAAATATCTTACTACAGTTATAAACTCAACATCTTAAGAGGTTTTGTAATATAATGGGACTGATAACAGACTTGTCTGCAGTGGCATAAAAATATACTGTCCTGTGGCCTGTAATACAGAAACAGAATTGTGTGTGATTTTATGACTAGTTCTAATCTATGTTTGACAAAATAGTGACATATTCATAGTAGCTCACTCAAACAGAAGGCTGTAACGTAGGCTTACGGGTATTGCTCTGGCTTATAAGGACAAACCACATTGAACATAAATGATTTATCAGAATCCACTGAGACACTGTTCATTTAaaacttttcctttcattttgtctTAGCACAATGCTGGCTTCTCCACCTTCACAGAAAGTGTTTAGAAACTAATATTAGTCCATAAATGCCATATCAGGAGAAGGTCAGCCCCACCATTCCCACATCAAAGCTGTAGTTATtagaaaattaaattatttctgcCCCCCTTGGTTACTCCTATATACAcgtgtaaaaataaaatttttaaaaaatcaagtacTCAAAAGAAACTAAGCAAATCAAAGAAGGTCTAAGCAAAACAAATACAGCTTGCTGTAATGATAAACATCCAAAGTATctataaaaataaaccaataaaACCAGcctcttttctcctctcctttgTCCGATCACTCAAAATCCTAAATATTTAAACTTAAAGGCTCATTTTGGCTTTAGTGTCAACTGTTCTTCCACATACAAAAACAATGACTGAAAATAGAAAACAACTGCATTTGAAAGGAATACAGTCAGACAAACTTCACCTAAATATGGAAAATGCTAATTGGTGTGATTGTGTGGAAATGAGAACACAAAATATCCTCTCTCTTTTATGAACGTGTTGGTAATGAATAGTGATCTCTCCACAGTTCAGGTCATAAATTCATTCAAGTGTCCCTCATCCCTCCCCTGAAgatattactattttaaaattaacatctTATCCTGTTAATCCTGTTGTTGCTCCTTTTCAGAGTATCATGAATTTCTAAAGCTTTTTAGTATCTGTTACTGTTAAATTATAAGGAGTAGTATCTAGCTATAAGCCTCAACTTCTAGATATAGCTGCAATTTGTGATGCAGAAATGCATTTGCCTATGTTTTCCCAATAACCTTAATTTTTGGCCCATCATTTATTGTGATTAGTCTGAAGAtttcaggtgaaatcctggccccgaaGTCAATTGTAATCTTGCCAATGACTTCAAGAGGACCAGGATTTTACCTGTCTTTTTTTTGGTCTCAGTAAGTGTTCACAATAcaagtagtatttaaaaaggtgTAACTGGCATTTCTTCCAGTATATTAAACTGAACACTATTTCTCTATGCCAGTCTGCTTACTTGCTATTTCAACCACACACAATCACTTTCACTTTGTCAGTGTTATGTTTTGAAGGCAACTGGAAATAGACTCTGTAGCACACAATTATGCACCAAAATCctcatcaatatttttttttcctttgatcaAATTCTTCAAGTACAACTTGTATGACAAATGAAAGGATACAGTTACTCATAGTGTTACCAGTTTGGGTGATCTACCAATGAGGCAAGGGTTTCCAGCTCTGTGATAGGGA carries:
- the ETS2 gene encoding protein C-ets-2, which gives rise to MSDFGIKNMDQVAPVSNVYRGMLKHQPAFDTFDVTNSLFAGCFPSLNEDQTLQEVPTGFDSISYESNSCELPLLTPCSKAVMSQALKATFSGFAKEQCRLGIPNNPWLWTEQQVCQWLFWATREFSLANVNFPQFVMNGQDLCNLGKEHFLELAPDYVGDILWEHLEQMIKDSQEKTQDQYVENSHLTSVPHWVNNNSLSFNTEQAPYGMQMHSYPKASLLSDLCQTSAGPNLLSPDQEFSMFPKAQLETVNVNYCSMTRDFTNNLNLLMDNSGKPREHESSDSGTESYESTDSQLQSWNSQSSLVDVQRVPSYESFEDDCSQSLCLNKPTMSFKDYIQERSDPVEQGKPVIPAAILAGFTGSGPIQLWQFLLELLTDKSCQSFISWTGDGWEFKLADPDEVARRWGRRKNKPKMNYEKLSRGLRYYYDKNIIHKTSGKRYVYRFVCDLQNLLGYTAEELHAMLGVQPDTED